The genomic segment ATCCGGCAATTCCGGAAGTGTTGGCTGTGGAGTGTTGCTTATCCGATCCATGGTGTCCCCCGACAGACGAATCAGTTGACGAACAGTTTGCGCTCAAAAGGCCTCAACCCTGTTCGAATCAAACGAAGTTTTCGCTTTTCGGTGAAAATTTACCGCGGCTTTGCCCTAAACACCAGTACGCAGTCCAATTCAGGCTTCTGCGGTTGAAGCAGCTGCTCTTCAAGCAGCTGTCGCCATCTCCTCCACCGAAGGACACGTGCACACCAGATTGCGATCGCCAAACGCGTTATCGATCCGAGCCACAGCAGGCCAAACCTTGAGCTGGTCCTGACCTTGCATCGGAAACGCCGCCTGCCTGCGGCTGTAGGGACGATCCCACTGGTCAGACAGCACCGACGCCATCGTGTGAGGAGCCTGCTTGAGAGGGTTGTTGATCGGATCCATGGCACCGGCTTCGATCGCACGAACCTCCTCCCTGATGGCGAGCATTGCGTCGCAGAAACGATCGAGCTCCACCAGGCTCTCGCTTTCAGTTGGTTCCACCATCACTGTGCCCGCCACTGGCCAACTGACGGTGGGGGCATGGAATCCGTAATCCATCAGACGCTTGGCGATGTCATCCACGTCAATGGATGCACTGCGTTTGAGAGGGCGCAGGTCAAGGATGCATTCGTGGGCAACGCGACCGGTGGAACCGCGGAACAGCACCGGGTAGTGGGCATCGAGACGATCGGCCAGATAATTAGCCGAGAGAAGCGCCACGGCACTGGCCTGACGCAGAGCTGAAGCCCCCATCATGCGCAGATACATCCAACTGATCGGAAGAATTCCAGCACTCCCCAGGGCTGCTGCGGACACAGGGCCGATTGCAGAGCTGGATGGCGCTGCCGCCAGGGGGTGACCAGGCAGGAATGGGGCGAGGTGAGCCGCCACACCGATCGGACCGACGCCAGGGCCTCCACCGCCATGGGGAATGCAGAAGGTCTTGTGCAGATTGAGATGACAGACATCCGCTCCATAGGCGCCAGGTCGACAAAGGCCTACCTGAGCATTGAGGTTGGCGCCATCGAGATACACCTGACCTCCGTTGGCATGGATCAGCTCGCAGATGCCGCGAATGCCCGGTTCAAACACACCATGGGTGGAGGGGTAGGTGACCATGAGTGCAGCCAGTCGGTCGGCGTGTTCGGCCACCCGGGCGGCGAGATCCTGCTGATCAATGTTGCCGTCCGCATCGCAAGCCACTGGAACAACCCGAAACCCAGCCATCACGGCGCTGGCTGGGTTGGTGCCATGGGCACTCGTGGGAATCAGGCAAACATCCCGGTTCGTATCCCCTCGGGACAGGTGCCAGGCCCGAATCACCAGAAGTCCCGCATATTCACCCTGGGATCCGGCATTCGGCTGAAGGGAAACAGCGGCGAACCCGGTCAGTGCCGACAACCACTCTTCAAGATCTGCGGCAAGCCGCTGATAACCCTTGACCTGATCGGCAGGAGCGAATGGATGCAAGGAGGCGAATTGCGGCCAGCTGACCGGAAGCAGCTCCGAGGCAGCATTCAGCTTCATGGTGCAACTGCCCAGGGGGATCATCCCGTGAACTAGCGATAGATCCTTGCTGACAAGACGCTGGATGTAGCGCATCAGCTCGGTTTCGCTGCGATAGCGATGGAACGCCTCCTGCCTGAGCCAGGGCAAGATCCGCTGGGGAACGCCGCTCAGATCACCGGTGACCGAAGCAACAGGGGACGGTGCTGGCTTCTCCACAGCCGACGCCAGGGCAGCGATCAGCTCTGAGATTTCAGCGTCCGTACTGCACTCATCGAGGGCGATTCCGAATCCGGTGGCCTGATCCGCCTCAACGCCATGGGGCAGAACCTGCAGGTTGAAACCAGCAGCCCTGGTCGCCTGATGGATCAGCGAGGCCTGGGGAGAGCTGACGACGATGCTGTCAAAGCGATCGATCGCGGCGAGGGAGAACCCAAGCGAGATGAGGGCTGCCTCAAGACGCTGCCGCAAGCTCACGATCCGACGAGCGAT from the Synechococcus sp. KORDI-100 genome contains:
- the gcvP gene encoding aminomethyl-transferring glycine dehydrogenase is translated as MTSPFLQRHLGPSEEDQLQMLSQLGYRDLDAFIADVVPEDILDADAPTAELPEGCDEASALADLKGIAADNHIVRSLIGLGYHRTATPALIQRHVFENPAWYTAYTPYQAEIAQGRLEALLNFQTLISELTGLPIANASLLDEATAAAEAMALSHGVTRRTNASRYLVDSAVLPQTLAVLLTRAEPLGIQLEQVNPDDVSIDESVFGVLLQLPGADGRIWDPTDLIERSHAVGALVTVAIDPLAQTLMAPVGSMGADIAVGSAQRFGVPMGFGGPHAAFFATREAYKRQIPGRLVGQSRDAEGSPALRLALQTREQHIRRDKATSNICTAQVLLAVMASFYAVHHGPEGLTAIARRIVSLRQRLEAALISLGFSLAAIDRFDSIVVSSPQASLIHQATRAAGFNLQVLPHGVEADQATGFGIALDECSTDAEISELIAALASAVEKPAPSPVASVTGDLSGVPQRILPWLRQEAFHRYRSETELMRYIQRLVSKDLSLVHGMIPLGSCTMKLNAASELLPVSWPQFASLHPFAPADQVKGYQRLAADLEEWLSALTGFAAVSLQPNAGSQGEYAGLLVIRAWHLSRGDTNRDVCLIPTSAHGTNPASAVMAGFRVVPVACDADGNIDQQDLAARVAEHADRLAALMVTYPSTHGVFEPGIRGICELIHANGGQVYLDGANLNAQVGLCRPGAYGADVCHLNLHKTFCIPHGGGGPGVGPIGVAAHLAPFLPGHPLAAAPSSSAIGPVSAAALGSAGILPISWMYLRMMGASALRQASAVALLSANYLADRLDAHYPVLFRGSTGRVAHECILDLRPLKRSASIDVDDIAKRLMDYGFHAPTVSWPVAGTVMVEPTESESLVELDRFCDAMLAIREEVRAIEAGAMDPINNPLKQAPHTMASVLSDQWDRPYSRRQAAFPMQGQDQLKVWPAVARIDNAFGDRNLVCTCPSVEEMATAA